The Molothrus ater isolate BHLD 08-10-18 breed brown headed cowbird chromosome 1, BPBGC_Mater_1.1, whole genome shotgun sequence genome includes a window with the following:
- the LYPLA1 gene encoding acyl-protein thioesterase 1 codes for MCGNNMSAPLPAIVPAARKATAAVIFLHGLGDTGHGWSEALAGIKSPHVKYICPHAPVMPVSLNMNMSMPSWFDIIGLSPDSQEDEAGIKQAAENVKALIDQEVKNGIPSNRIILGGFSQGGALSLYTALTTHQKLAGVVALSCWLPLRASFPQGPISGVNKDIAVLQCHGDCDPLVPVMFGSLTVEKLKTMINPANVTFKTYSGMMHSSSLEEMMDVKQFIDKHLPPID; via the exons ATGTGCGGCAACAACATGTCGGCTCCTCTGCCCGCCATCGTCCCGGCCGCCAGGAAGGCCACGGCCGCC GTCATTTTTCTTCACGGATTAGGAGATACCGG GCACGGATGGTCAGAAGCACTTGCTGGTATCAAAAGCCCCCATGTGAAATACATTTGCCCACACGC GCCAGTTATGCCTGTTTCTTTGAACATGAACATGTCTATGCCATCCTG GTTTGATATCATTGGACTTTCTCCAGATTCACAGGAAGATGAAGCTGGAATCAAGCAGGCAGCGGAGAATG TTAAAGCACTGATAGATCAAGAAGTAAAAAACGGAATTCCTTCTAATAGAATTATTCTGGGAGGCTTTTCTCAG GGAGGTGCTTTATCATTGTATACAGCTCTTACAACACATCAGAAATTAGCAGGTGTCGTAGCCCTCAGCTGCTGGCTTCCTCTACGGGCTTCTTTTCctcag GGCCCTATCAGTGGTGTCAACAAGGATATTGCTGTTCTTCAGTGCCATGGGGACTGTGACCCCCTGGTTCCTGTAATGTTTGGTTCCCTCACTGTTGAGAAGCTGAAGACTATGATAAATCCAGCCAATGTAACCTTCAAGACTTATTCTGGCATGATGCATAGTTCATCTCTTGAG GAAATGATGGATGTAAAACAGTTCATAGACAAACATCTACCTCCCATAGACTGA
- the MRPL15 gene encoding 39S ribosomal protein L15, mitochondrial yields the protein MSGSGANRGLELLRSLPRVSLANLRPNPGSKKRERRRGRGRYGGRKCGRGHKGERQRGNRPRLGFEGGQTPFYLAIPKYGFNEGHSLRRQYQPLSLQRLQYLIDLGRVDPTQPIDLTQLTNARGVTVQPLKRDYGVQLVEEGADIFAAKVNIEVQRASELAIAAIEKNGGIVTTSFYDPRSLEILIKPVVFFLRGKPIPKRMLPPEDLVRYYTDPRNRGYLADPSKVAEARLELAKKYGYVLPDITKDELFKMLSARKDPRQIFFGLAPGWIVNLADKKILKPTDENLLKYYSS from the exons ATGAGCGGGAGCGGCGCGAACcggggcctggagctgctgcgCTCGCTGCCCAGGGTCAGCCTGGCCAACTTACGGCCCAACCCCGGCTCCAAAAAGCGG GAGAGACGACGTGGCCGTGGAAGGTATGGGGGTCGGAAGTGTGGCCGGGGGCACaaaggagaaaggcaaagagGGAATCGGCCCCGACTGGGCTTTGAAGGTGGCCAGACTCCATTTTACTTGGCCATACCAAAATATGGATTTAATGAGGGACATAG CCTCAGACGTCAGTACCAACCTCTGAGTCTTCAGAGGCTGCAGTACCTGATTGACTTGGGCAGAGTTGACCCCACGCAGCCAATTGACTTAACTCAGCTCACTAACGCCAGAGGTGTGACAGTGCAGCCTCTCAAGAGGGATTACGGTGTCCAGCTGGTGGAGGAG GGTGCTGATATTTTTGCAGCAAAAGTAAATATTGAAGTGCAGAGAGCATCTGAATTAGCAATTGCAGCCATAGAAAAAAACGGAGGCATAGTAACAACATCGTTCTATGACCCAAGGAGCTTGG AAATTTTAATCAAGCCAGTGGTATTTTTCCTGCGTGGCAAACCTATCCCAAAGCGAATGCTCCCACCTGAAGACCTCGTCCGTTACTACACAGATCCCAGGAATCGGGGCTACCTGGCAGATCCATCCAAGGTTGCAGAAGCCAGGCTGGAACTTGCCAAGAAGTATGGCTATGTCTTACCAGACATAACTAAGGATGAACTCTTTAAGATGTTAAGTGCACGCAAGGATCCTAGACAGATATTTTTTGGTCTTGCTCCAGGATGGATCGTAAACCTGGCAGACAAGAAAATTCTGAAACCAACTGATGAGAATCTGTTGAAATACTACAGCTCATGA